Proteins co-encoded in one Trueperella abortisuis genomic window:
- the uvrC gene encoding excinuclease ABC subunit UvrC, translated as MANPESYRPKTGDIPRDPGVYRFIDEDERVIYVGKAKNLRQRLQNYFQDPALLHPRTRQMVFTAVRVQWVVVASEIEALTLEYSWIKEFAPRFNVMYRDDKSYPYLAVTMSEEFPRVMVTRNAHRRGNRYYGPYTKVWAVRDSLDQLLRVFPIRSCSAGVFRGAQRSGRPCLLGYIGKCSAPCVGRVGVEEHRDIALHMVRFLDGSGEELISQKKKEMAAASADLDFERAARLRDDVRALEVVAERNTVVLDADVDADVFGLVFDELEASVQVFFVRGGRIRGQRGWISAIEDEDAPGLVNQLLVQVYGEYTGETATKAQATSVDDVDHTSTSALPREIWVPTAPVDGAALTAWLTDLRGAKVTIKTPQRGPKAQLMETVKTNAAQALQRHKLARAGDITERSQALEELRVGLDLPRAPLRIEGYDISHTQGTHQVGSMVVFEDGLAKKADYRHFVVRGEDGQGARDDTAAMDEVLRRRLRRLLEPTQETEMPKESGEAGPDRPRFAYRPDLIVVDGGLPQVNAAQRVVDELGADVTVVGLAKRLEEIWIPGEEFPIILSRQSPALRLLQHLRDESHRFAITFHRKRRSASMTRSALDEIPGLGPAKQAALLKHFKSVARIKAASAEDLQAVSGIGPAMAGAIVAHFSGNSEGKLAR; from the coding sequence ATGGCCAATCCGGAAAGCTATCGCCCCAAGACGGGCGACATCCCCAGGGACCCGGGCGTCTATCGTTTCATCGACGAGGACGAACGGGTCATCTACGTGGGCAAGGCCAAGAACCTTCGCCAGCGCCTGCAGAACTACTTCCAGGATCCGGCGTTGCTCCACCCGCGCACGCGCCAGATGGTCTTCACGGCGGTGCGCGTGCAGTGGGTGGTGGTCGCCTCCGAGATCGAGGCCCTGACGCTGGAATATTCGTGGATCAAGGAGTTCGCACCCCGCTTTAACGTCATGTACCGCGACGACAAGTCCTACCCGTACCTGGCGGTCACGATGAGCGAGGAATTTCCTCGGGTGATGGTCACCCGAAACGCTCACCGGCGCGGCAATCGCTACTACGGGCCGTACACGAAGGTGTGGGCGGTGCGCGACTCGCTCGACCAGCTCCTGCGCGTCTTCCCGATCCGTTCGTGTTCGGCCGGCGTCTTCCGTGGGGCGCAACGGTCCGGGCGGCCGTGCCTGTTGGGCTACATCGGCAAGTGTTCGGCTCCGTGCGTGGGGCGCGTGGGGGTCGAGGAACACCGCGATATCGCCCTGCACATGGTGCGATTCCTCGACGGCTCGGGGGAGGAGCTGATCTCGCAGAAGAAAAAGGAGATGGCGGCCGCCTCCGCCGATCTTGACTTCGAGCGCGCCGCCCGCCTACGTGACGACGTTCGGGCGCTGGAGGTCGTGGCCGAACGCAACACCGTGGTGTTGGATGCTGACGTGGACGCCGACGTCTTCGGCCTTGTCTTTGACGAGTTGGAAGCCTCGGTGCAGGTGTTCTTCGTGCGAGGCGGGCGTATCCGCGGGCAGCGCGGCTGGATTTCCGCCATCGAGGACGAGGACGCACCCGGCCTCGTTAACCAGTTGCTCGTGCAGGTTTACGGCGAGTACACGGGAGAGACGGCGACGAAGGCGCAGGCCACCTCCGTCGACGACGTCGACCACACGTCTACCTCCGCGCTTCCGCGCGAGATCTGGGTGCCTACCGCGCCCGTCGACGGCGCCGCGCTCACCGCTTGGCTCACCGATCTGCGCGGGGCGAAGGTGACGATCAAAACCCCACAGCGCGGGCCCAAGGCCCAACTGATGGAGACGGTGAAGACGAACGCGGCGCAGGCTCTTCAGCGCCACAAGCTGGCTCGCGCGGGCGACATCACCGAGCGCTCCCAGGCACTTGAGGAGCTACGTGTGGGCCTCGACCTGCCGCGGGCCCCGTTGCGCATCGAAGGCTACGACATTTCCCACACGCAGGGCACCCACCAGGTGGGATCGATGGTTGTTTTCGAGGACGGGTTGGCGAAGAAGGCCGACTACCGGCACTTCGTGGTGCGCGGCGAGGACGGGCAGGGCGCCCGCGATGACACGGCGGCGATGGACGAGGTGCTCCGACGCCGCCTCAGGCGCCTCCTCGAGCCCACGCAGGAAACTGAGATGCCGAAGGAGTCTGGGGAGGCCGGGCCCGACAGGCCACGCTTCGCCTACCGGCCAGACCTCATCGTTGTCGACGGCGGCCTGCCGCAGGTGAATGCGGCCCAGCGGGTCGTGGACGAACTGGGCGCGGACGTGACGGTGGTCGGGCTGGCCAAACGCCTGGAGGAGATCTGGATTCCGGGCGAAGAGTTTCCTATCATCCTCTCGCGTCAGTCTCCGGCGCTACGCCTGCTCCAGCATCTGCGCGATGAGTCCCACCGCTTCGCTATCACCTTCCACCGTAAGCGGCGCTCGGCGTCGATGACCCGATCGGCGCTCGATGAGATCCCAGGTTTGGGGCCGGCGAAGCAGGCGGCGCTTCTTAAACATTTCAAGTCCGTGGCACGGATCAAGGCCGCAAGCGCGGAGGACCTCCAGGCCGTTTCGGGAATCGGGCCGGCGATGGCGGGTGCGATTGTCGCTCACTTTTCAGGAAACTCGGAGGGAAAACTGGCACGATAG
- the uvrA gene encoding excinuclease ABC subunit UvrA, with translation MHENIRIQGAREHNLKDVSLEIPREKMVVFTGLSGSGKSSLAFDTIFAEGQRRYVESLSAYARQFLGQMDKPDVDFIEGLSPAVSIDQKSTNRNPRSTVGTMTEVYDYLRLLYARAGTQYCPVCGEKIEAQSAEKIVDRLLQLDEGTRFQILAPVIRGRKGEHVDVFRALSADGYSRARVDGEQVRLSEPPTLAKTKKHNIEVVVDRLVIREGMRSRLNDSVETALRLADGRLIVEFVDRDKDDPERERKFSEYRSCPNDHVLEIEEIEPRTFSFNAPYGSCPGCDGIGYTIQVSEDLVIADEDMTLEEGAIIPWTTTASGPARDYHMRQLEGLGEQLGFGLDTRWKDLSATARDAILHGLDYKVKMKYRNRWGREKVYSTGFEGVLHFVKRKHDETSSEWSRERYEGFMREVTCQVCGGARLRPEVLAVRVGELNIFELTELSIVDALDYLSHIELGQRERKIANAVLKEILARLTFLVNVGLDYLTLSRSAGSLSGGEAQRIRLATQIGAGLVGVLYVLDEPSIGLHQRDNEKLLAALLRLRDLGNTLVVVEHDEETIRAADWVVDIGPRAGELGGNIVYSGEPAGLVECEQSLTGAYLKGTREIAVPKNRRRVYKTKQIEVKGARENNLRGIDVKFPIGVMTAVTGVSGSGKSSLVNTILYRVLANKLNHAQTLPGKHAKVKGLADLDKVVHVDQSPIGRTPRSNPATYTGMWDPIRRLFAETEEAKVRGYGPGRFSFNVKGGRCESCSGDGTLKIEMNFLPDVYVPCEVCHGTRYNRETLEVHYKGKNVAEVLDMTISQAREFFGTVTRITKYLEVLENVGLGYIKLGQPATTLSGGEAQRVKLAAELHRRSAGRTVYMLDEPTTGLHFEDVRKLLGVLQELADKGNTIIVIEHNLDVIKSADWVIDLGPEGGKGGGLVVAEGTPEQVALVEESYTGRYLKPILLKAGTLT, from the coding sequence GTGCACGAAAACATTCGCATTCAAGGCGCCCGCGAACACAACCTGAAGGACGTCTCGCTTGAGATTCCGCGCGAGAAGATGGTGGTCTTCACAGGCTTGTCCGGCTCGGGGAAGTCTTCGCTCGCCTTCGACACGATCTTCGCCGAGGGGCAGCGTCGATATGTCGAGTCGCTGTCCGCCTATGCCCGGCAGTTCCTAGGGCAGATGGATAAACCGGATGTCGATTTCATCGAGGGCCTCTCGCCGGCTGTGTCGATCGATCAGAAGTCGACGAACCGCAACCCGCGCTCCACGGTGGGTACGATGACCGAGGTCTATGACTACCTGCGCCTGCTCTACGCCCGTGCCGGCACGCAGTACTGCCCGGTGTGTGGGGAGAAGATCGAGGCGCAGAGCGCGGAGAAGATTGTTGACAGGCTCCTGCAGCTGGATGAAGGCACGCGCTTCCAAATCCTTGCCCCCGTCATCCGCGGCCGCAAAGGCGAGCACGTGGACGTCTTCCGCGCGCTGAGCGCGGACGGATACTCCCGCGCGCGGGTCGACGGCGAGCAGGTTCGCCTCAGCGAGCCGCCAACCTTGGCTAAGACGAAGAAGCACAACATCGAGGTGGTGGTGGACCGCCTGGTGATCCGTGAGGGGATGCGTTCGCGTCTGAACGACTCGGTGGAGACCGCGCTGCGGCTCGCGGACGGGCGGCTCATCGTGGAGTTCGTTGATCGGGATAAGGACGATCCTGAGCGTGAGCGTAAGTTCTCCGAGTACCGCTCGTGCCCGAACGACCACGTGTTGGAGATCGAAGAGATCGAGCCGCGCACCTTCTCCTTCAACGCCCCCTACGGTTCGTGTCCCGGGTGCGACGGCATCGGCTACACCATCCAGGTCTCGGAGGATCTGGTGATCGCAGACGAGGACATGACGCTGGAGGAGGGTGCGATCATCCCGTGGACGACGACGGCGTCTGGCCCGGCTCGCGACTACCACATGCGTCAGCTCGAGGGTCTGGGTGAGCAGCTTGGCTTCGGCCTCGACACGCGCTGGAAGGACCTGTCTGCCACGGCTCGTGACGCGATCCTGCACGGCTTGGACTACAAGGTCAAGATGAAGTATCGCAACCGTTGGGGTCGCGAGAAGGTGTACTCCACGGGTTTCGAGGGCGTGCTGCACTTCGTCAAGCGCAAGCACGACGAGACGAGTTCTGAGTGGTCTCGCGAACGCTATGAGGGCTTCATGCGGGAGGTCACGTGTCAGGTGTGTGGCGGGGCGCGGCTTCGCCCCGAGGTGCTCGCGGTGCGGGTGGGTGAGCTCAATATCTTCGAGCTTACCGAGCTCTCGATCGTTGACGCGCTGGACTACCTGTCCCATATCGAGCTGGGCCAGCGCGAGCGTAAAATCGCCAACGCCGTCCTCAAGGAGATCTTGGCACGGCTGACATTCCTGGTGAACGTGGGGCTGGACTATTTGACGCTGTCCCGCTCGGCGGGTTCGCTTTCGGGTGGCGAGGCACAGCGTATCCGGCTCGCCACTCAGATCGGAGCGGGCCTGGTCGGTGTGCTCTACGTGCTCGACGAGCCATCTATTGGCCTGCATCAGCGTGACAATGAGAAGCTACTGGCGGCCCTGTTGCGGCTACGCGACCTGGGTAACACGCTCGTCGTCGTCGAACACGATGAGGAGACGATCAGGGCGGCGGACTGGGTGGTGGACATCGGCCCGCGCGCCGGCGAACTCGGAGGAAACATCGTCTACTCGGGTGAGCCGGCAGGCCTCGTCGAGTGCGAGCAGTCGCTGACGGGCGCCTACCTTAAGGGCACGCGCGAGATCGCGGTGCCGAAGAACCGGCGCCGCGTGTACAAGACGAAGCAGATCGAGGTCAAGGGCGCGCGGGAGAACAACCTGCGCGGGATCGACGTGAAGTTTCCGATCGGCGTCATGACGGCGGTGACAGGCGTGTCCGGATCCGGCAAGTCCTCGCTGGTCAACACGATCCTGTACCGGGTGCTGGCCAACAAGCTCAACCACGCCCAAACCCTGCCTGGCAAGCACGCCAAGGTCAAGGGCTTGGCGGATCTGGACAAGGTGGTTCACGTGGACCAGTCGCCGATCGGGCGCACGCCACGGTCGAACCCTGCCACCTACACGGGCATGTGGGATCCGATCCGCAGGTTGTTCGCCGAGACGGAGGAGGCGAAAGTACGCGGGTACGGTCCGGGTCGCTTCTCTTTCAACGTGAAGGGCGGGCGCTGCGAGTCCTGCTCGGGGGACGGCACGTTGAAGATTGAGATGAACTTCCTACCCGACGTTTATGTTCCTTGCGAGGTCTGCCACGGCACGCGCTACAACCGCGAGACGCTCGAGGTCCATTACAAGGGAAAGAACGTGGCCGAGGTGCTCGACATGACCATCTCGCAGGCAAGAGAGTTCTTCGGTACGGTCACCCGGATCACGAAATACCTCGAGGTGCTGGAAAACGTCGGCCTGGGTTACATCAAGCTCGGCCAGCCGGCCACCACGCTCTCCGGCGGTGAGGCTCAGCGCGTCAAGCTGGCTGCCGAACTGCACCGACGCTCGGCGGGTCGTACGGTCTACATGCTCGACGAGCCGACCACGGGCCTCCACTTCGAAGACGTGCGCAAGTTGCTCGGCGTCCTGCAGGAGCTTGCCGACAAGGGCAACACGATCATCGTCATTGAGCACAACCTCGACGTCATCAAGTCTGCGGACTGGGTGATTGACCTCGGGCCGGAGGGCGGCAAGGGCGGCGGACTCGTCGTCGCGGAGGGCACCCCGGAGCAGGTGGCGCTTGTGGAGGAATCCTACACGGGGCGCTACCTCAAGCCGATCCTGCTAAAAGCGGGTACTTTGACATAG
- a CDS encoding YciI family protein gives MAIYAIRYSYVNDSDALATVRPKHREFLKSLFDDGVLLASGPLEGNRALIIVKAEDAIAALSLVDADPFNQASLIADREALEWTQIYGPWA, from the coding sequence ATGGCAATTTACGCGATTCGATACTCCTACGTCAACGACTCCGATGCGCTCGCCACCGTGCGCCCCAAGCACCGCGAGTTCCTCAAGTCACTTTTTGACGACGGCGTACTGCTTGCCTCCGGCCCGCTCGAGGGCAACCGCGCGCTCATCATCGTCAAGGCGGAGGACGCCATCGCCGCGCTTTCGCTTGTGGATGCTGACCCGTTCAACCAGGCCTCGCTGATCGCCGACCGCGAGGCGCTCGAGTGGACCCAGATCTATGGCCCCTGGGCTTAA
- a CDS encoding bile acid:sodium symporter family protein, protein MAPGLKRFFRPDFLLTGIVTALILGLVVPIPEQHISWLSELADVGVGMVFLVYGMRLRTSEVVEGMRNIKLQVSVLVATYVIFPLVGLALYYTLGAIIGASFATGLLYLSLLPSTVQSSVTFVSIARGDIGAAVCSATVSNILGMFLSPLLVLVFMNLEDAHTGGIQSVLLKLLLPFIIGQLLQPRFGDWMRAHRNITRYTDNSAIILVVFVAVLKATADNAWSSVTLGGFVVLFIVLALMLAIMLWVTWHGGNLLRFRRPQRIVLLMCGSKKSLATGLPMAQALFDPAIVGAVVVPVIIFHQIQLMVCAMIARRLGDQADAEDAAAS, encoded by the coding sequence ATGGCCCCTGGGCTTAAGCGCTTCTTCAGGCCAGACTTCCTCCTCACCGGAATCGTCACCGCCCTCATCCTGGGGCTCGTAGTGCCGATTCCCGAGCAACACATCTCGTGGCTCTCGGAGCTTGCCGACGTCGGCGTGGGCATGGTGTTCCTTGTCTACGGGATGCGCCTGCGCACGAGCGAGGTCGTGGAGGGCATGCGGAATATCAAGCTGCAAGTCTCCGTCCTCGTGGCCACCTACGTTATCTTCCCGCTCGTCGGCCTCGCGCTGTACTACACGCTGGGCGCCATCATCGGGGCTTCATTTGCAACCGGCCTGCTCTACCTGAGCCTGCTGCCCTCGACAGTACAGTCGTCGGTGACCTTCGTGTCGATCGCGCGCGGCGACATCGGGGCAGCGGTGTGCTCGGCGACCGTGTCTAACATCCTAGGCATGTTCCTCTCCCCACTCCTCGTGCTCGTCTTCATGAATCTCGAGGACGCCCACACCGGCGGCATTCAGTCCGTGCTCCTGAAGCTGCTGCTGCCCTTCATCATCGGCCAGCTACTCCAGCCTCGTTTCGGCGACTGGATGCGAGCCCATCGCAACATAACGCGTTACACGGACAACAGTGCCATCATCCTCGTGGTGTTCGTGGCGGTGCTCAAGGCCACGGCCGACAACGCTTGGAGCTCAGTCACGCTCGGCGGCTTCGTCGTCCTCTTCATCGTGTTGGCACTCATGCTTGCCATCATGCTGTGGGTGACGTGGCACGGCGGCAACCTCCTGCGTTTTAGGCGCCCGCAGCGCATCGTGCTATTGATGTGCGGCTCGAAGAAGTCGCTCGCCACCGGCCTGCCCATGGCCCAGGCGCTGTTCGACCCGGCGATCGTGGGCGCCGTCGTCGTGCCCGTCATCATCTTCCACCAGATCCAGCTGATGGTGTGCGCGATGATTGCCCGGAGGCTCGGCGATCAGGCCGACGCGGAGGACGCCGCGGCATCCTAG
- a CDS encoding TerC family protein, with translation MHVSLWEWALLGVIVVALIAVDLFGHVRRAHEPTLGEAARWTAFYVSLAIIFGVMTYLRHGGVFATEYFAGYLTEYSLSLDNIFVFIIIIAAFRVPRIYQQKVLLYGIIIALVLRLIFILIGAKLIEQFIWVFFIFGAWMLYTAIKQVIDGIQEGRKRKAHEDDAGEEYEPTLVTRLVSRVANVTDGYVGDRLVVRRAGKTWITPLMLCIITVGTIDLMFALDSIPAIFGLTREPFIVFAANAFALLGLRQLFFLVDGLLERLIYLHYGLAVILGFIAVKLLVHAFHGYDMLTAISEPSIGVSVGVILGTIFITVVASIIGSRRYAGLETAADKVASIEPRERHEPSIGDPDESAAAADK, from the coding sequence ATGCACGTATCCCTGTGGGAGTGGGCACTCCTCGGCGTGATCGTGGTCGCCCTCATCGCAGTGGATCTCTTTGGCCACGTCCGCCGCGCTCACGAACCGACCCTCGGGGAGGCGGCCCGCTGGACTGCCTTCTACGTGTCGCTCGCCATCATCTTCGGCGTCATGACCTATCTGCGTCACGGCGGGGTGTTTGCCACTGAGTACTTCGCCGGCTACCTCACCGAGTATTCGCTGTCGCTGGACAACATCTTCGTGTTCATCATTATCATCGCCGCCTTTCGGGTGCCGCGCATCTACCAGCAGAAGGTGTTGCTGTACGGCATCATCATTGCGCTCGTGTTGCGTCTTATCTTCATCCTCATCGGCGCAAAGCTCATCGAGCAGTTCATCTGGGTCTTCTTCATCTTCGGCGCTTGGATGCTCTACACAGCCATCAAACAGGTAATCGATGGAATCCAGGAGGGGCGCAAGCGCAAGGCGCATGAGGACGACGCGGGGGAGGAGTACGAGCCCACCCTCGTCACCCGCCTTGTTTCCCGCGTGGCGAATGTGACCGACGGCTACGTCGGCGACCGCCTTGTGGTCCGTCGCGCCGGCAAGACGTGGATCACGCCGCTCATGCTGTGCATCATCACCGTCGGAACGATCGATCTCATGTTCGCCCTCGACTCGATCCCCGCAATCTTTGGCCTCACCCGTGAGCCCTTCATTGTCTTTGCGGCTAACGCCTTCGCTCTGCTCGGGCTGCGCCAGCTGTTCTTCCTCGTGGATGGGCTACTCGAGCGGCTCATCTACCTTCACTACGGACTGGCCGTCATCCTCGGCTTTATCGCGGTCAAGCTTCTCGTACACGCCTTCCATGGCTACGACATGCTGACGGCGATTTCCGAGCCGTCGATCGGGGTCTCGGTGGGTGTCATTCTTGGCACGATCTTCATCACCGTGGTCGCCTCCATCATTGGCTCGCGCAGGTACGCGGGCCTGGAGACGGCGGCCGACAAGGTGGCGAGCATCGAGCCGCGTGAGCGTCACGAGCCCAGTATCGGCGACCCGGACGAGTCCGCTGCCGCTGCGGACAAATAG
- the uvrB gene encoding excinuclease ABC subunit UvrB, giving the protein MRPVTDIIRQDAPFEVISDYTPSGDQPQAIKELAERINNGESDIVLLGATGTGKSATTAWLIEQIQRPTLILEPNKTLAAQMAAEFRELLPNNAVEYFVSYYDYYQPEAYVPQSDTFIEKDSSINDEVERLRHSATNSLLTRRDVVVVASVSCIYGLGTPQEYVDRMVQLKVGDQLDRDQLLKQFITMQYTRNDMAFTRGTFRVRGDTVEIIPVYEELAVRIEFFGDEIDSICLLHPLTGHVIRETDHAHIFPASHYVAGPERMERAMASIKEELDERLEELREQGKLLEAQRLEMRTTFDLEMMRNLGSCAGIENYSRHIDGRGPGTPPNTLLDYFPEDFVLVIDESHVTVPQIGAMYEGDMSRKRTLVDYGFRLPSAMDNRPLKWDEFLERIGQTVYLSATPGKYELEKSDGWVEQIIRPTGLVDPEIIVKPTKGQIDDLLEEVRIRTERDERVLVTTLTKKMAEDLTDYMAERGIKVEYLHSDVDTLRRVELLRELRLGKFDVLVGINLLREGLDLPEVSLVAILDADKQGFLRSTTSLIQTIGRAARNVSGQVHMYADTITPNMREAIDETNRRREKQIAYNTAHGIDPAPLRKRISDVTDMLAREDVDTETLLEGGYRKEASVADRLPQDGREIRQLLEDLTEQMHAAAEQLQFELAARLRDEILDVKKELRQIENA; this is encoded by the coding sequence ATGCGACCCGTCACCGATATTATCCGCCAGGATGCCCCGTTCGAAGTCATCTCCGACTACACGCCCTCGGGCGATCAGCCGCAGGCAATCAAGGAGTTGGCCGAACGCATCAACAACGGTGAATCGGATATCGTGCTGCTGGGAGCCACTGGCACCGGTAAATCCGCCACCACGGCCTGGCTCATTGAGCAGATACAGCGCCCCACCCTCATCCTTGAACCGAACAAAACGCTGGCGGCGCAGATGGCCGCGGAGTTCCGCGAACTGTTGCCGAACAACGCGGTCGAATACTTCGTCTCCTACTACGACTACTACCAGCCCGAAGCCTATGTGCCGCAGTCGGATACTTTCATCGAGAAGGATTCCTCCATCAATGACGAGGTGGAGCGTCTGCGCCACTCGGCCACGAATTCGCTGTTGACGAGGCGCGATGTGGTGGTGGTCGCCTCCGTCTCCTGCATCTACGGCCTGGGCACCCCCCAGGAATACGTGGACCGGATGGTGCAGCTCAAGGTGGGTGACCAGTTGGATCGCGATCAGCTGCTCAAGCAGTTCATCACCATGCAGTACACGCGTAACGACATGGCATTCACGCGCGGCACGTTCCGCGTGCGGGGAGACACGGTGGAGATTATCCCCGTCTACGAGGAGCTTGCGGTGCGCATCGAGTTCTTTGGAGACGAGATCGACTCGATCTGCCTCCTTCACCCGCTGACTGGCCACGTTATCCGAGAGACCGATCATGCCCACATTTTTCCCGCCTCCCACTATGTGGCCGGCCCGGAGCGCATGGAACGGGCCATGGCCTCCATCAAGGAGGAACTCGACGAGCGGCTGGAGGAGTTGCGTGAGCAGGGTAAGCTCCTTGAGGCCCAGCGTCTTGAGATGCGCACCACCTTCGACCTGGAGATGATGCGCAATCTCGGATCGTGCGCCGGTATCGAGAACTACTCGCGCCACATCGACGGGCGCGGGCCTGGTACGCCGCCGAACACGTTGCTCGACTACTTCCCGGAGGACTTCGTGCTCGTCATCGACGAGTCGCACGTGACCGTGCCGCAGATTGGCGCGATGTATGAGGGGGACATGTCGCGTAAGCGCACCCTTGTTGACTACGGCTTCCGCCTGCCGTCGGCGATGGATAATCGGCCGCTGAAATGGGACGAGTTTCTCGAACGGATCGGGCAAACCGTCTACCTTTCGGCCACCCCAGGCAAGTATGAGCTGGAGAAGTCGGACGGTTGGGTCGAACAGATCATCCGCCCTACCGGCCTGGTCGACCCGGAGATCATCGTCAAGCCCACCAAGGGCCAGATCGACGACCTTCTGGAAGAGGTCCGCATCCGCACCGAACGTGACGAGCGGGTGCTCGTGACCACGCTGACGAAGAAGATGGCCGAGGACCTCACCGATTACATGGCCGAGCGCGGCATCAAGGTCGAATATCTCCACTCGGATGTTGATACGCTGCGGCGCGTTGAGCTTCTGCGCGAGCTACGGCTAGGTAAGTTCGACGTTCTTGTGGGCATCAACCTTCTTCGCGAGGGCCTTGACCTGCCCGAAGTGTCGCTGGTGGCGATTCTCGATGCCGACAAGCAGGGGTTCCTACGGTCCACCACGTCGCTCATCCAAACCATTGGGCGCGCGGCGCGAAACGTGTCGGGCCAGGTACACATGTACGCCGACACGATCACTCCCAATATGCGCGAGGCGATCGACGAAACCAATCGCCGTCGTGAGAAGCAGATCGCCTACAATACCGCCCACGGTATTGACCCGGCGCCGCTGCGGAAGAGGATCTCCGACGTCACAGACATGCTTGCCCGCGAGGACGTGGACACCGAAACCTTGCTCGAGGGTGGCTACCGCAAGGAGGCATCCGTCGCCGATCGGCTACCCCAGGACGGCCGCGAGATCCGTCAGCTTCTCGAAGACCTCACCGAGCAGATGCACGCTGCCGCCGAGCAACTCCAGTTCGAGCTGGCGGCGCGCCTACGCGACGAGATCCTCGACGTGAAGAAGGAACTGCGACAGATCGAGAATGCCTGA
- the coaE gene encoding dephospho-CoA kinase (Dephospho-CoA kinase (CoaE) performs the final step in coenzyme A biosynthesis.): MLTLALTGGIGSGKSHVAAIWARLGAHVVDADRTARAILEPGSPALAKIAERWGEQVFDDGVLNRQALAAIVFEDAASRKALDDITHPVIWTSVNEQIEAVRREDPDGVVVYDVPLLAGYGREFEMIANVSIAAAPEIRAQRLHENRAMSEADARARIAAQATDEERSLISDLTIVNDADEPSLQSAAGAAWEGWILPFAENLRSGSWTPTRLCHPALAVNDDVGLQLARLRYHGVRPRGEAGLAVIGTDEAMARAGWVWEGSSWRLANPALDLRANVSRGQY; encoded by the coding sequence ATGCTGACGCTTGCGCTGACCGGAGGCATCGGGTCAGGAAAGTCGCACGTGGCCGCCATCTGGGCTCGCCTTGGCGCACACGTCGTCGACGCCGATCGAACGGCCCGCGCCATCCTCGAGCCGGGCAGCCCGGCGCTTGCAAAGATTGCAGAACGGTGGGGGGAGCAGGTTTTCGATGACGGCGTCCTCAACCGGCAGGCTCTCGCGGCGATCGTCTTTGAGGATGCGGCTTCGCGGAAGGCCCTCGATGACATCACTCACCCGGTCATTTGGACGAGTGTCAATGAGCAGATCGAGGCCGTGAGGAGGGAAGACCCCGACGGCGTCGTCGTCTACGATGTCCCGCTACTGGCCGGCTATGGTCGCGAGTTTGAGATGATCGCCAACGTCTCCATCGCCGCGGCGCCCGAAATCCGTGCCCAGCGCCTGCATGAGAATCGCGCTATGTCTGAGGCCGACGCGCGGGCACGCATCGCCGCCCAGGCTACTGATGAAGAACGCTCGCTCATTAGCGACCTCACCATCGTCAACGACGCCGACGAGCCGAGCCTGCAGTCGGCGGCTGGGGCGGCGTGGGAGGGCTGGATCCTGCCTTTTGCCGAAAACTTGCGCTCGGGATCCTGGACTCCGACGCGCCTGTGCCACCCGGCGCTCGCCGTCAACGACGACGTCGGCCTGCAGCTGGCCAGATTGCGCTACCACGGGGTTAGGCCGCGCGGCGAGGCGGGTCTAGCCGTCATAGGTACCGACGAGGCGATGGCGCGTGCCGGTTGGGTCTGGGAGGGCTCGTCGTGGCGTTTGGCTAACCCGGCTCTTGATCTGCGGGCGAACGTGTCACGCGGCCAATACTAA